Genomic DNA from Parambassis ranga chromosome 10, fParRan2.1, whole genome shotgun sequence:
TGCTTTCAAGATTAGGCTAACACAACATGTTGGCCACTCACTTAATTGAGGAAATAAATGGTAGGCCTACGTCATTTCTCGGGTATATTCATTAATACTTTCATTTTATTCAGAAGGAATACCGCTGTATGTTTTACGCACTATACAAATATTTGATCATGTTTTGTCGTAAACCTTACAGTAAATTTAATATATACAGATTTTATGTCCACATACTATATCGAAGAAGCAGGAATAACCTCCTGGTTTTATTGTTTGGTTTTTACCAGATGCAGGTGGACTTTGCAATACATTTTGTTTAGGAAGAAATAGCAACGTTGTAAAGAGGTTTAACATTTAAAGCTTCCTGAAAATACTTTAAATGTAACCCTTTCCAAATGCTCCTGACAAGTCAGAAATGTTGTTACTGTCACTATTGTGAAAAGCTGTAGATTGGTTCAGGTAGAAAAACTGTCTTTATAAATGTTTATACTAGCCTACTTAAACTTCACTAGTATTTCAATACATtgtgtttaaaacaaaagaataacTAATTACTGTAGTCACAATTCCCTCAGCTGTTATCTATCATTCATACTCACGGTGTCACTATAGGCCAGCTTTGGAGTTGAATATCCTGCACTCTTTGCACACCACCCATTATTGGGTTTTGTCGCTCTGTGTTCTCTCGTCTTCAGGATCAGCGACAAATGACTACACGGCAgatattcataaaaaaaacccCGTATTTTATTGCTTGAAATCAGCGTTTTTCAATTTGTTCAGTGGGGTTACCGTCTAAGGATGGCGTTTATAAGACCCGCTCATCAAAGCTGTGGCTTTGTCTTCTTTGTTATGTTGCATTGCGCACACGGAGACCTGAGCTATTCTGTACAGGAGGAACTGAAGCCCGGATCTGTTATTGGAAACATCGCCAAGGATGTCGGATTGGAGCTGGGCAGACTGTCTGCTCGGAAGGCTCGGGTTGAGATAGAAGGAAGTGAAAGACAGTATTTCGGGATTAACCTTCGAAGTGGAGATTTATTCGTTGCAGAAAGAATTGACAGGGAAGAGCATTGTGGACAAAAGCCTTCGTGTGTGCTGAAATTCGACTTGTTATTAGAGAATCCTCTGGAGCTACACCGGCTGTCCCTGCAGGTGCAAGACATAAACGACAATCCACCTATTTTTTTGAAGGATGTCATAAAGCTTGAGATTACAGAGTCAGCTGACAAAGGAGCTAGGTATCGTATTAATGCAGCACGTGATGCAGACATAGGCCAGAATTCCATTCAAAACTACATTTTACAACGAAACGCTAACTTTGTGTTCAGTATTCAGACAAGTGCTGGCGGTAAATATGGTGAGCTGGTTTTAGATAAGGAgttagacagagaggaacagcaggaaatGAAATTGTTGCTGACAGCTGTGGATGGTGGATCTCCTCAGAGATCCGGGACTGTAGTCATACATGTCATTGTACTTGATGCCAATGATAACTCTCCTGTATTCACTGAGGGTGTATATACAGCCAGTTTAGCGGAAAACTCACCTCTGAAAACTCCAGTTATTAAAGTAAGTGCATCAGATGCAGACGAAGGTGTTAATGGAGAGATTACTTATGAATTTACTCAACTCTCTGATAAAtcagaaaaaatattttcactAAATCATAAAACTGGAGAGATCTTTGTATCAGGTGACATAGATTATGAAGAGGGTTCAAAATACGAAGTGATGGTTGAGGCCAAAGATGGTTATGGTCTCTCTTCAGAAGCAAAAGTAATTATTGACATTATTGATGTGAATGACAATGCTCCAGTGATACATCTGAAATCGCTGTCAAGCCCCATACCTGAGAACATGTCACCTGGTACCGAGGTGGGCATCATTAACGTGCAGGACAGAGACTTTGAGAAGAACAGACAGGTTCGCTGCTCCATTCAGCAAAACGTCCCCTTTAAGTTGGTTCCATCTATTAAAAACTATTATTCTCTGGTGACCACTGGACAACTGGACCGTGAACTAGTATGTGATTACAACATTACAATCACTGCCACTGACGAGGGCTCTccacctctgtcctcctctaaaACTGTTCAGTTATCTGTAGCTGACATCAACGACAACCCACCTGTGTTTGAGGAGCAGTCCTACAGCGCATATGTTACTGAAAATAACAAACCTGGCTCCACTTTGTGTTCCGTTAGTGCCCTAGACCCCGACTGGAGACAAAACGGTACAGTGATTTATTCTCTGTTAGGTGGTGAGCTGAACGGTGTCCCGGTGTCCTCCTATCTGTCTGTTAACGGAGACACGGGAGTGATCCACGCTTTAAGGTCGTTTGATTATGAACAGTTCAGGAGTTTTAAAGTCCAGGTGGTGGCCAGAGACAACGGTTCTCCCCCGCTGAGCAGCAACGTGACCGTCAGTGTGTTCATATCTGATGTGAATGACAACTCTCCTCAGATACTGTACCCCGCCCCAGAGGGCAACTCCTATATGACCGAGCTGGTCCCCAAAACTGCACACGGAGGCTCTCTAGTGTCCAAAGTGATAGCTGTGGACGCAGACTCCGGACAGAACGCCTGGCTGTCCTATCAAATAGTCAAATCCACTGATCCAGGACTTTTCAGTATTGGTGTCCACAGTGGAGAGATCAGGACGCAGCGGGACATTTCCGAGTCtgacagcatgaaacagaacCTTATTGTGGCTGTGAAAGACAACGGAcagccctctctgtctgccaccTGTGccatttatttacttatttctgATAACTTGGCTGAAGTGCCAGAGCTGAAAGATATTTCTTATGATGAGAAGAATTCCAAACTAACCTCATACCTGATCATCGCGCTGGTGTCTGTGTCCACCTTTTTtctgaccttcatcatcatcatcttgggTGTGAGGTTTTGTCGCAGGAGAAAGCCCAGACTGTTGTTTGATGGAGCAGTTGCCATCCCCAGCGCTTATCTCCCTCCTAATTACGCAGATGTCGACGGCACAGGAACTTTACGCAGCACTTACAATTACGACGCCTACCTGACAACAGGATCTAGAACCAGTGACTTTAAGTTTGTGACATCTTATAATGACAACACGATGCCTGCTGACCAGTGTATGAGGAAAAGTCTATCAGACTTTGCTGATGCCTTTGGGGAATGTGATGCTCCTCTTGAGGTAGGAATAACGATGTCGTTCTGTTTAATCATTTTTACTTTAAGtattcaaaaaaacaaaaaacaaaaacagactaaTAATTTGGTGTCAAGTCTTGTCTTGTTCATGAGTTGGAACACCATAGCCGATATTCACTCTTAAATACTTCATGGATAACaatttgtttacatgtaaatgCACAACTTGAACGAGATTTTAGCATTCACCACCAGCTACACTTTGAGTTCCTCTCACATGCTCCAGAAATTgcatttaaattttattttatatcatttttcataa
This window encodes:
- the LOC114442521 gene encoding protocadherin gamma-A6-like isoform X20, with the protein product MAFIRPAHQSCGFVFFVMLHCAHGDLSYSVQEELKPGSVIGNIAKDVGLELGRLSARKARVEIEGSERQYFGINLRSGDLFVAERIDREEHCGQKPSCVLKFDLLLENPLELHRLSLQVQDINDNPPIFLKDVIKLEITESADKGARYRINAARDADIGQNSIQNYILQRNANFVFSIQTSAGGKYGELVLDKELDREEQQEMKLLLTAVDGGSPQRSGTVVIHVIVLDANDNSPVFTEGVYTASLAENSPLKTPVIKVSASDADEGVNGEITYEFTQLSDKSEKIFSLNHKTGEIFVSGDIDYEEGSKYEVMVEAKDGYGLSSEAKVIIDIIDVNDNAPVIHLKSLSSPIPENMSPGTEVGIINVQDRDFEKNRQVRCSIQQNVPFKLVPSIKNYYSLVTTGQLDRELVCDYNITITATDEGSPPLSSSKTVQLSVADINDNPPVFEEQSYSAYVTENNKPGSTLCSVSALDPDWRQNGTVIYSLLGGELNGVPVSSYLSVNGDTGVIHALRSFDYEQFRSFKVQVVARDNGSPPLSSNVTVSVFISDVNDNSPQILYPAPEGNSYMTELVPKTAHGGSLVSKVIAVDADSGQNAWLSYQIVKSTDPGLFSIGVHSGEIRTQRDISESDSMKQNLIVAVKDNGQPSLSATCAIYLLISDNLAEVPELKDISYDEKNSKLTSYLIIALVSVSTFFLTFIIIILGVRFCRRRKPRLLFDGAVAIPSAYLPPNYADVDGTGTLRSTYNYDAYLTTGSRTSDFKFVTSYNDNTMPADQCMRKSLSDFADAFGECDAPLEQKPPNNDWRFTQGQRPGPSGPHMPYGTHIRWTPKSGTRATGGPEVAMGTGPWPQPPTEAEQLQALMAAANEVSEATATLGPGTMGLSTRYSPQFTLQHVPDYRQNVYIPGSTATLTSNPQQQQATAQQATQQALPPPQASAQAEPPKAVQTPASKKKSTKKEKK
- the LOC114442521 gene encoding protocadherin gamma-A6-like isoform X35, which translates into the protein MAFIRPAHQSCGFVFFVMLHCAHGDLSYSVQEELKPGSVIGNIAKDVGLELGRLSARKARVEIEGSERQYFGINLRSGDLFVAERIDREEHCGQKPSCVLKFDLLLENPLELHRLSLQVQDINDNPPIFLKDVIKLEITESADKGARYRINAARDADIGQNSIQNYILQRNANFVFSIQTSAGGKYGELVLDKELDREEQQEMKLLLTAVDGGSPQRSGTVVIHVIVLDANDNSPVFTEGVYTASLAENSPLKTPVIKVSASDADEGVNGEITYEFTQLSDKSEKIFSLNHKTGEIFVSGDIDYEEGSKYEVMVEAKDGYGLSSEAKVIIDIIDVNDNAPVIHLKSLSSPIPENMSPGTEVGIINVQDRDFEKNRQVRCSIQQNVPFKLVPSIKNYYSLVTTGQLDRELVCDYNITITATDEGSPPLSSSKTVQLSVADINDNPPVFEEQSYSAYVTENNKPGSTLCSVSALDPDWRQNGTVIYSLLGGELNGVPVSSYLSVNGDTGVIHALRSFDYEQFRSFKVQVVARDNGSPPLSSNVTVSVFISDVNDNSPQILYPAPEGNSYMTELVPKTAHGGSLVSKVIAVDADSGQNAWLSYQIVKSTDPGLFSIGVHSGEIRTQRDISESDSMKQNLIVAVKDNGQPSLSATCAIYLLISDNLAEVPELKDISYDEKNSKLTSYLIIALVSVSTFFLTFIIIILGVRFCRRRKPRLLFDGAVAIPSAYLPPNYADVDGTGTLRSTYNYDAYLTTGSRTSDFKFVTSYNDNTMPADQCMRKSLSDFADAFGECDAPLEQKPPNNDWRFTQGQRPGPSGATGGPEVAMGTGPWPQPPTEAEQLQALMAAANEVSEATATLGPGTMGLSTRYSPQFTLQHVPDYRQNVYIPGSTATLTSNPQQQQATAQQATQQALPPPQASAQAEPPKAVQTPASKKKSTKKEKK